One window of Helicobacter winghamensis ATCC BAA-430 genomic DNA carries:
- the ribH gene encoding 6,7-dimethyl-8-ribityllumazine synthase, with product MQVIEGSLALMGDEKIAIISSRFNHLITDRLVEGARDCFLRHGGRDENLSHILVPGAFEIPFALEKVLSQGDFDGVCCLGAIIRGSTPHFDYVSAEATKGIANVTVRYGAAVTFGVLTTDSIEQAIERAGTKAGNKGFESMVGLIELINLYRKLGV from the coding sequence ATGCAAGTTATTGAAGGAAGTTTAGCTCTTATGGGTGATGAGAAAATTGCGATTATTTCAAGTCGTTTTAATCATTTAATTACAGATAGGTTAGTAGAAGGTGCTAGGGATTGTTTTTTGCGCCACGGAGGGAGAGATGAGAATCTCTCACATATTTTAGTGCCAGGAGCTTTTGAGATTCCTTTTGCTTTAGAAAAAGTGCTTTCGCAAGGTGATTTTGATGGAGTTTGTTGCTTGGGAGCTATTATTCGTGGCTCTACGCCACACTTTGATTATGTGAGTGCGGAAGCAACAAAGGGAATTGCAAATGTAACTGTGCGTTATGGAGCGGCAGTTACTTTTGGCGTGCTAACAACAGATAGCATTGAACAAGCGATTGAACGCGCTGGAACAAAGGCGGGAAATAAGGGATTTGAATCAATGGTTGGATTGATTGAGCTTATTAATCTCTATAGAAAGCTTGGTGTGTAA
- the kdsA gene encoding 3-deoxy-8-phosphooctulonate synthase, with protein sequence MIIIAGPCVIESQEILEEIAESLQSLAKNPKIDFYFKASFDKANRTSLESYRGPGLEKGLESLALIKKKFGYKLLTDIHESYQAKPASEVVDIMQIPAFLCRQTDLIVEAAKTKAMINIKKGQFMSPQDMQYSVLKALKIRNPNAENVDFKSAKEYGICLTERGNSFGYGNLVVDMRSLAIMRAFAPVIFDATHAVQMPGGLKGKSGGDSSFAPLLARAAAATGIDGLFAEVHTNPKNALSDGPNMLTPSVLLELVEQILEINTIVNKG encoded by the coding sequence ATGATTATTATTGCAGGACCTTGTGTAATTGAAAGCCAAGAAATTTTAGAAGAGATTGCAGAGTCTTTGCAGTCTTTGGCAAAGAATCCTAAAATTGACTTTTACTTTAAAGCGAGTTTTGATAAGGCTAACCGCACAAGTTTGGAATCCTATCGCGGACCTGGTTTAGAAAAAGGCTTAGAGTCTTTGGCGTTAATTAAAAAGAAATTTGGTTATAAGCTTCTTACAGATATCCACGAAAGCTACCAAGCAAAACCTGCTTCAGAAGTGGTGGATATTATGCAAATTCCAGCATTTTTGTGCAGACAAACAGATTTGATAGTAGAAGCGGCAAAAACAAAGGCTATGATAAATATCAAAAAAGGGCAGTTTATGAGCCCGCAAGATATGCAATATTCTGTTTTAAAGGCTCTAAAAATAAGGAATCCAAATGCGGAAAATGTGGATTTTAAAAGTGCAAAAGAATATGGAATCTGTTTAACAGAACGAGGAAATAGCTTTGGCTATGGAAATTTGGTTGTAGATATGCGCTCTTTAGCAATTATGCGCGCCTTTGCTCCGGTAATTTTTGATGCAACACACGCAGTGCAAATGCCTGGCGGCTTGAAAGGAAAAAGTGGAGGAGATAGCTCTTTTGCGCCACTTTTAGCGCGCGCAGCAGCAGCTACTGGGATAGATGGGCTGTTTGCCGAAGTGCATACAAATCCTAAAAATGCCTTAAGTGATGGTCCAAATATGCTAACACCTAGCGTGCTTTTGGAGTTAGTGGAGCAGATTTTAGAGATTAATACAATTGTTAATAAAGGATAA
- a CDS encoding carbonic anhydrase — MDLLFEGAIKFKEENFLVYKELFENLKEGQNPHTLFVGCADSRVVPNLITNTLPGELFVVRNIANIVPPYREAEEYLATTSAIEYALEELKVENIIICGHSHCGGCAALHEEGHFESMPNVKNWLKLIEPVKEQVLALNPKNKAMRAYLTEQINIEKQIVNLFTYPKVKEKYLARTLNIYGWHYIIESGEVYNYDFKRHEFNLLKA, encoded by the coding sequence ATGGATTTGCTATTTGAAGGCGCGATTAAGTTTAAAGAAGAAAATTTTTTAGTTTATAAGGAACTTTTTGAAAATTTAAAAGAAGGGCAAAATCCTCATACGCTTTTTGTGGGTTGCGCGGATTCTAGGGTTGTGCCAAATCTTATTACAAATACTCTTCCAGGTGAACTCTTTGTAGTGCGTAATATCGCAAATATTGTGCCACCTTATAGAGAGGCAGAAGAGTATTTAGCGACAACTTCAGCGATTGAATATGCGCTTGAAGAATTAAAAGTAGAAAATATCATTATTTGCGGGCATTCCCATTGTGGGGGTTGCGCAGCTTTGCATGAAGAAGGACACTTTGAGAGTATGCCAAATGTTAAAAACTGGCTAAAGTTGATTGAGCCTGTGAAAGAGCAAGTGTTGGCATTAAATCCCAAAAATAAAGCAATGCGTGCATATCTAACCGAGCAGATTAATATTGAAAAACAAATTGTAAATCTCTTTACTTATCCAAAGGTTAAAGAAAAATACCTTGCAAGAACGCTTAATATTTATGGGTGGCATTATATTATTGAGAGTGGAGAAGTGTATAATTACGACTTTAAAAGGCACGAATTTAATTTATTGAAGGCTTAG
- a CDS encoding OmpA/MotB family protein, with the protein MAKDKKCPACDCPQGVPLWLGTYGDMVTLILTFFILLLSMATFDTQKIAQAVGSLEGSFAVLEKGSQSQINPPAPIKATPIETQVEMENVLNIFGSLITDYNEVNRISNGPSVELEEAERGVIIRIPEELLFATGSAELTNPSGIAFLKRLSLELLRMPKAVLVKAIGHTDNVPMRANAVFADNLELSVARGVNVAELLLKQGLEKNRILGGGEGEFSPIANNDIPALRAKNRRVDLYVYSIGEDLSSVIGDVAKIKP; encoded by the coding sequence GTGGCAAAAGATAAGAAATGCCCAGCGTGTGATTGTCCTCAAGGTGTGCCACTATGGCTTGGAACTTATGGAGATATGGTTACGCTGATTTTGACATTTTTTATTTTGCTACTTTCAATGGCAACTTTTGATACGCAAAAAATTGCACAAGCAGTAGGTTCGCTAGAAGGTTCTTTTGCAGTGCTTGAAAAAGGTTCGCAAAGTCAGATTAACCCTCCAGCACCAATTAAAGCAACTCCGATTGAAACGCAAGTTGAAATGGAAAATGTGTTAAATATTTTTGGAAGTTTGATTACAGATTATAATGAAGTTAATCGTATCTCAAATGGTCCTAGCGTGGAATTAGAAGAAGCAGAAAGAGGAGTGATTATTAGAATTCCTGAAGAGTTGCTTTTTGCCACAGGAAGTGCGGAGCTTACAAATCCTAGTGGAATCGCATTTTTAAAACGCTTAAGCTTGGAGCTTTTAAGAATGCCAAAAGCAGTGCTTGTTAAAGCTATCGGACATACAGATAATGTGCCTATGCGTGCGAATGCTGTGTTTGCGGATAATTTAGAACTTTCTGTGGCGCGTGGAGTAAATGTTGCAGAACTACTTTTGAAGCAAGGCTTAGAGAAAAATCGCATTTTAGGAGGGGGAGAGGGAGAGTTTTCGCCTATTGCCAATAATGATATTCCAGCGTTACGCGCAAAAAATCGTCGTGTGGATTTGTATGTGTATAGCATTGGTGAGGATTTATCAAGTGTAATTGGCGATGTTGCCAAAATCAAGCCTTAA
- a CDS encoding DedA family protein, which produces MHAIIDFIVESVSAFGYFGIFFMMFLESSFIPFPSEVVMIPAGFLAHQGEMNFFIAILCGILGSLSGALLNYYLALYFGRELLIKWGKYFFFDEKTMVKMENFFAKHGHISTFSGRLIPVVRQYISLPAGLGKMHLPLFCFYTSLGAGIWVIILTTLGYFLGQNEAILKEYLHLITFTLVVLVCIGIAIYIYFQRKAKA; this is translated from the coding sequence TTGCACGCAATTATTGATTTTATTGTAGAATCCGTAAGCGCCTTTGGCTACTTTGGAATCTTTTTTATGATGTTTTTAGAAAGCAGTTTTATTCCTTTTCCTAGTGAAGTTGTGATGATACCAGCAGGTTTTTTAGCTCACCAAGGAGAGATGAATTTTTTTATCGCCATTCTTTGTGGAATCTTAGGCTCACTTAGTGGCGCACTTTTAAACTACTATTTAGCCTTATATTTTGGGCGTGAATTGCTAATAAAATGGGGCAAATACTTCTTTTTTGATGAAAAAACAATGGTAAAAATGGAAAATTTCTTTGCCAAACACGGACACATCTCCACTTTTAGCGGGCGTTTAATACCAGTGGTTAGGCAATATATCTCACTTCCAGCAGGGCTTGGCAAAATGCACTTACCACTCTTTTGCTTTTACACAAGCTTAGGGGCTGGCATTTGGGTAATTATCCTAACAACACTTGGATATTTTCTAGGACAAAATGAAGCAATTTTAAAAGAATATCTACATCTTATAACATTTACTTTGGTTGTGCTTGTATGTATTGGAATCGCAATTTACATTTACTTCCAACGCAAAGCAAAAGCCTAA
- a CDS encoding radical SAM/SPASM domain-containing protein, with amino-acid sequence MWGGGILVAFNTDLADLEIETLKKVILAKENSYLAFCNPYEKFRDSIFFKLVNLDSFSRYATEYAYKNRILEKHLRNILHSKWNNTYKTQFFEDRRLYNLATQWNVVKDFSFEFPREIWIGLLNSCNINCSFCSWFSYSSSKTLCNDYFKTDKRIATVQVENILQYAGRAKAKCIFSGPGEPLLDMRLTDFVKCAKEYGVSSVGIATNGVLLTPKKFLELVKAGVDSLRIGICFTKETYDKCAKGFFENFKHNLIEIAKQIESLKLFIAIQLDIIYEGHRIVEMLEFWNCLQGVCKRIRVGFTCCLESNGGEFLDNVKLSEVRTMQQRHTCSAPFASLYVFPSGDVGCCSAQRNSYLGKEDIEKFCLGNVYKQDLGEIWNGTFHKRFCLAHKNMEFVENEALFCQSCSAWWNECEH; translated from the coding sequence GTGTGGGGGGGGGGGATTCTTGTAGCCTTTAATACAGATTTAGCTGATTTAGAAATTGAGACTTTAAAAAAAGTTATTTTGGCAAAGGAGAATAGCTATCTTGCTTTCTGTAATCCTTATGAAAAATTTAGAGATTCTATTTTCTTTAAGCTTGTAAATTTAGATAGTTTTTCACGCTATGCAACAGAATATGCTTATAAAAATCGCATTCTAGAAAAACATTTGCGTAATATATTGCATTCTAAATGGAATAATACCTACAAAACGCAATTTTTTGAAGATAGGAGATTGTATAATCTTGCAACACAATGGAATGTAGTGAAGGATTTTTCTTTTGAATTTCCGCGTGAAATTTGGATTGGTCTATTAAATTCTTGCAATATAAATTGTTCTTTTTGTTCCTGGTTTAGTTATAGCTCAAGTAAAACTCTTTGTAATGATTATTTTAAAACGGATAAAAGAATTGCTACCGTACAAGTTGAAAATATTTTGCAATATGCTGGTAGAGCTAAAGCTAAATGCATTTTTTCAGGTCCAGGAGAGCCACTTTTAGATATGCGTTTAACAGATTTCGTAAAATGCGCTAAAGAATATGGGGTTTCATCTGTGGGGATTGCTACAAATGGAGTTTTACTAACTCCAAAGAAGTTTTTAGAGTTAGTAAAAGCTGGGGTAGATTCTTTGCGAATTGGTATTTGTTTTACAAAAGAGACTTATGATAAGTGTGCAAAAGGATTTTTTGAAAATTTTAAACATAATTTAATAGAGATTGCTAAACAAATTGAGAGTCTAAAGCTTTTCATAGCAATACAACTAGATATTATCTACGAAGGGCATAGAATAGTGGAAATGTTAGAGTTTTGGAATTGTTTGCAGGGGGTATGTAAGCGCATAAGGGTAGGTTTTACTTGTTGTTTAGAATCAAATGGTGGGGAATTTTTGGATAATGTTAAACTGTCTGAAGTTAGGACAATGCAGCAAAGGCATACTTGTAGTGCGCCTTTTGCAAGTTTATATGTATTTCCAAGTGGTGATGTTGGCTGTTGCTCGGCGCAAAGAAATAGCTATTTGGGAAAGGAAGATATTGAAAAATTTTGTTTAGGGAATGTGTATAAGCAAGATTTAGGGGAAATATGGAATGGAACATTCCATAAACGCTTTTGCCTAGCACATAAAAATATGGAGTTCGTAGAGAATGAAGCATTATTTTGTCAATCTTGCAGTGCTTGGTGGAATGAGTGTGAGCATTAA